A single region of the bacterium genome encodes:
- a CDS encoding DoxX family protein has product MFRWLYPNYPGGRVAFGLFLLRLMFGLGFMVHGYPKIIDIGSFAAMAGLPMPLAALAAGTEFIGGGLLVIGLLTPLVNIAVVIEMLVAIIKVHLHQSFTKGWELAALYLVVNLAIFFTSPGSFSIDALLSKPKSAAK; this is encoded by the coding sequence ATGTTTCGTTGGTTATATCCAAATTACCCTGGAGGACGAGTAGCATTTGGGCTTTTCTTACTTAGGTTAATGTTCGGGTTGGGCTTCATGGTTCATGGGTATCCGAAAATCATAGATATTGGCAGCTTTGCTGCTATGGCAGGGCTTCCAATGCCACTTGCCGCCCTCGCTGCTGGGACAGAGTTTATAGGCGGGGGGCTGCTTGTGATCGGGCTCCTAACGCCTTTGGTGAATATCGCCGTGGTTATCGAGATGCTTGTAGCTATCATCAAAGTACACTTGCACCAAAGCTTCACTAAAGGATGGGAGCTTGCTGCGCTCTACTTAGTTGTGAACCTGGCGATATTCTTCACTAGCCCAGGCAGCTTCTCGATAGACGCATTGCTGTCAAAACCGAAATCTGCAGCTAAGTAA
- a CDS encoding Nif3-like dinuclear metal center hexameric protein has protein sequence MRANEVRELFRKSQTWVNWDKTWDQFIYGSPDTEVKGIACAWNPTNAALKEAAAKGLNLFITHEPTFYDGFQGNPSAERMIIEKKKLLDELGLTVLRCHDVWDRIPGGICDSWADWFGHPVEPRPVEEVYKICLVGDQNFGELAKFVAEKVKPLGQNTVLTLGDFNKRVSRMAVGTGAGSWLPHMYELKPDVCIVTDDGYNSWDGGLWAVDLDFPVIMVNHCTSEKPGMMAMPGWLKERFPSIPIEYVDVHIALQAL, from the coding sequence ATGAGAGCGAATGAAGTTAGAGAGCTATTTCGAAAGTCACAGACTTGGGTTAATTGGGATAAGACCTGGGATCAGTTCATTTATGGTAGTCCTGATACGGAAGTAAAAGGCATCGCTTGTGCATGGAACCCAACCAATGCGGCGTTGAAAGAGGCGGCTGCGAAAGGGTTGAACTTATTTATCACCCATGAACCTACCTTTTATGATGGTTTTCAAGGCAATCCCAGCGCCGAACGTATGATAATAGAAAAGAAAAAGCTGCTCGATGAACTTGGCTTAACCGTCCTGCGTTGTCATGATGTTTGGGACCGAATACCGGGTGGCATCTGCGATTCGTGGGCAGACTGGTTTGGGCATCCTGTCGAACCACGCCCTGTTGAAGAAGTCTACAAAATTTGTCTGGTCGGCGATCAGAACTTTGGAGAATTAGCCAAATTCGTGGCTGAAAAGGTCAAACCCCTCGGTCAAAATACGGTCCTCACTTTGGGCGATTTCAACAAGCGAGTCAGCCGCATGGCAGTAGGCACCGGCGCCGGTAGCTGGTTACCTCACATGTATGAGCTCAAGCCTGATGTGTGCATCGTCACGGATGACGGCTACAACTCCTGGGATGGCGGTTTATGGGCAGTTGATCTCGATTTCCCTGTCATTATGGTCAACCACTGCACCTCTGAAAAGCCCGGCATGATGGCTATGCCCGGATGGCTAAAAGAAAGATTTCCCTCTATCCCAATTGAATACGTCGATGTCCATATAGCTTTGCAAGCATTATAA